From a region of the Geothrix sp. 21YS21S-2 genome:
- a CDS encoding 6-carboxytetrahydropterin synthase: MDAPRPAPPRSLHFEAAVERPLSVVYRGEDGTWEGHDYRVEVIAAREGLDGFDVVVDFRDLEAALDALLEPLRGRLLGELGLQGPMDLVRLLAAELALKVPPPARLTEVALTDGQGRRLAYRP; the protein is encoded by the coding sequence ATGGATGCGCCCCGCCCCGCCCCGCCCAGATCCCTGCATTTCGAGGCCGCCGTGGAACGCCCCCTGTCGGTGGTGTACCGCGGGGAGGACGGGACCTGGGAGGGCCACGACTACCGGGTGGAGGTGATCGCCGCCCGCGAGGGCCTGGACGGCTTCGACGTGGTGGTGGACTTCCGGGACCTGGAGGCCGCCCTGGACGCCCTCCTGGAGCCCCTGCGGGGACGCCTCCTGGGCGAACTGGGGCTCCAGGGCCCCATGGACCTGGTCCGCCTGCTGGCCGCGGAACTGGCCTTGAAGGTTCCCCCTCCCGCCCGCCTGACCGAGGTTGCCCTCACCGACGGCCAGGGACGGCGGCTGGCCTACCGGCCTTGA
- a CDS encoding GGDEF domain-containing protein: MTIGLLAIHPAQGLPALEEALASWGHGLSPEPGDGTVVIVADRPDPRWIPPSGSEILWWVKEADPEEVSLVLSLRFGWVARQDQPLDRVREALHRIRSRDLGSDGWLRQMIHLATLDELLRPILARAMGLSAARGGAIWIRQEESFFQRCGAGFPEAPVGFSEAEALVEAGEAFFLCPREKLGLLRLVEPRAPQDTFLGWITEVDDLLVKAWNLEQSRNLSYRDDLTVAYNRRCLEVELPQAIRSASVRGESVALLFLDVDNLKELNSQFGHPTGSRVISTVALEAKQIIRNLDRLYRYGGDEFCIIIPGSTAPVAAKIGERLLNALVRSPLQVGKVKVAVSISVGVASFPADADGADHLLEKADRALLKAKASGKGCVMLADETRNLDK; the protein is encoded by the coding sequence ATGACCATCGGCCTCCTCGCGATCCACCCTGCCCAGGGGCTCCCGGCCCTGGAGGAGGCCCTGGCCTCGTGGGGGCACGGCCTCTCGCCCGAGCCCGGGGACGGGACCGTGGTCATCGTCGCCGACCGCCCCGACCCCAGGTGGATCCCCCCTTCCGGTTCCGAGATCCTCTGGTGGGTGAAGGAGGCCGACCCCGAGGAGGTGAGCCTTGTGCTGAGCCTGCGCTTCGGCTGGGTGGCACGCCAGGACCAGCCCCTGGACCGGGTGCGGGAGGCCCTCCACCGCATCCGCAGCCGGGACCTGGGCAGCGACGGCTGGCTCCGGCAGATGATCCACCTGGCCACCCTGGACGAGCTGCTCAGGCCCATCCTCGCCCGGGCCATGGGCCTTTCCGCCGCCCGGGGCGGGGCCATCTGGATCCGCCAGGAGGAGAGCTTCTTCCAGCGCTGCGGGGCGGGCTTCCCCGAGGCCCCGGTGGGGTTCAGCGAGGCCGAGGCCCTGGTGGAGGCCGGGGAGGCCTTCTTCCTGTGTCCCCGCGAGAAGCTGGGCCTCCTGCGCCTGGTGGAGCCCCGGGCGCCCCAGGACACGTTCCTGGGCTGGATCACGGAGGTGGACGACCTCCTGGTGAAGGCCTGGAACCTGGAGCAGAGCCGGAACCTCTCGTACCGGGACGACCTGACCGTGGCCTACAACCGGCGCTGCCTGGAGGTGGAGCTGCCCCAGGCCATCCGGAGCGCCTCCGTGCGGGGCGAGTCCGTGGCCCTCCTCTTCCTGGATGTGGACAACCTCAAGGAGCTCAACAGCCAGTTCGGCCACCCCACCGGGAGCCGGGTGATCTCCACCGTGGCCCTGGAGGCCAAGCAGATCATCCGCAACCTGGACCGCCTCTACCGCTACGGCGGGGACGAATTCTGCATCATCATCCCCGGCTCCACCGCCCCCGTCGCCGCCAAGATCGGCGAGCGGCTCCTCAACGCCCTGGTGAGAAGCCCGCTCCAGGTGGGCAAGGTCAAGGTCGCCGTATCCATCAGCGTGGGCGTGGCCTCCTTCCCCGCCGACGCCGACGGCGCCGACCACCTGCTGGAGAAGGCCGACCGCGCCCTCCTCAAGGCCAAGGCCAGCGGCAAGGGCTGCGTCATGCTGGCCGACGAGACCCGCAACCTGGACAAGTAG
- the tmk gene encoding dTMP kinase, which yields MAGLFITMEGIEGSGKSTQLRKLASRLSDCGIPVDVSKEPGGTPLCRELRQLLLEPHASGEAWCSKAELLLFYADRAQHLAEYVLPALEKGHLVLLDRFDDSTRAYQGAQGISDSVVERIGEVVLGRLKPNLTILLDMDPVVSLARVEARNAAASGFRETRFDQEHLEFHRRVRSRFLAIAQKEPQRVVVVPAQDAPEAVEEAIWKSLAPLLRTAGLKVE from the coding sequence GTGGCGGGGCTGTTCATCACGATGGAAGGGATCGAGGGGTCGGGCAAGTCCACCCAGCTGCGCAAGCTGGCCTCGCGGCTCTCGGACTGCGGGATCCCTGTGGACGTGTCCAAGGAGCCCGGGGGCACGCCCCTGTGCCGCGAGCTTCGCCAGCTCCTCCTGGAGCCCCACGCCTCGGGGGAGGCCTGGTGCTCCAAGGCCGAGCTCCTGCTGTTCTATGCCGACCGCGCCCAGCACCTGGCCGAGTATGTCCTGCCCGCCCTGGAGAAGGGGCACCTGGTCCTGCTGGACCGCTTCGACGATTCCACCCGCGCCTACCAGGGGGCCCAGGGCATCAGCGACTCCGTGGTCGAGCGCATCGGGGAGGTGGTGCTGGGGCGCCTGAAGCCCAACCTCACCATCCTCCTGGACATGGATCCCGTCGTCTCCCTGGCCCGGGTGGAGGCGCGCAACGCGGCCGCCAGCGGCTTCCGGGAGACCCGGTTCGACCAGGAGCACCTGGAGTTCCACCGGCGGGTGCGCTCCCGCTTCCTGGCCATCGCCCAGAAGGAGCCCCAGCGGGTGGTGGTCGTGCCCGCCCAGGACGCACCGGAGGCGGTGGAGGAGGCCATCTGGAAAAGCCTGGCGCCCCTCCTGCGCACCGCCGGGCTGAAGGTGGAATAG
- a CDS encoding PLP-dependent aminotransferase family protein has protein sequence MRAHELNLTLDPALAGPIYVRVAEAILVAVRAGQIRPGHALPGVRELADRVGVHRNTVLAALRELEEQGWVEARPRSGFFVVDPLPERPVQEPSAASSAVPGFDVPGTLRPITSTLNVTLDFSDGVADARLAPMEALAKAYPRALRLKGPALLQATEFMGHARLRKVLADHLAEQRALVRDPAQFLLIRSTSMAVNLVAQALIGHGDGDVAVENPGNPLVWDTLRQASGARLHGLPVDGGGLRVEALEALLAVTRLGLLVLTPQCHFPTGAALAQDRRERILALSREHRFAILELDPEYDYLEAPIRPLAAQDTTGQVLYCGSLSRLIAPGVRLGFIVVPRLLADSFARARQRMDWQGDPVLEWAVSELFLDGEMARHLRRVRKACQDRREALFDALRFALPGRVAFDPAQEGMGLWLRGEGKLADPARFDLWVKSCGLKGIKLRLGSYFDLTGSPAAATRLGFMAYTPEELQEAVPLMT, from the coding sequence TTGCGAGCCCACGAACTGAACCTGACCCTCGACCCCGCGCTGGCCGGCCCCATCTACGTGCGCGTGGCCGAGGCCATCCTGGTGGCGGTGCGGGCCGGGCAGATCCGGCCGGGGCACGCGCTTCCCGGCGTCCGGGAACTGGCGGACCGCGTCGGCGTGCACCGGAACACGGTGCTGGCGGCCCTGCGGGAGCTGGAGGAGCAGGGATGGGTGGAGGCCCGTCCCCGCAGCGGCTTCTTCGTGGTGGACCCGCTCCCCGAGCGCCCTGTCCAGGAGCCTTCCGCGGCCTCCAGCGCCGTCCCGGGCTTCGACGTGCCCGGAACGCTGCGGCCCATCACCAGCACCCTCAACGTGACCCTGGACTTCTCCGACGGGGTGGCCGACGCGCGCCTGGCGCCCATGGAGGCCCTGGCCAAGGCCTACCCCAGGGCCCTGCGCCTCAAGGGGCCCGCCCTGCTCCAGGCCACGGAGTTCATGGGGCACGCGCGGCTGCGCAAGGTGCTCGCGGACCACCTCGCCGAGCAGCGCGCCCTGGTGCGGGACCCCGCGCAGTTCCTGCTCATCCGCAGCACCTCCATGGCGGTCAACCTGGTGGCCCAGGCGCTCATCGGGCACGGGGACGGGGACGTGGCGGTGGAGAATCCGGGGAACCCCCTGGTGTGGGACACCCTTCGCCAGGCCTCGGGGGCGAGGCTCCACGGCCTGCCCGTGGACGGCGGCGGGCTCCGGGTGGAGGCCCTGGAGGCCCTCCTGGCCGTCACCCGCCTGGGCCTCCTGGTGCTCACGCCCCAGTGCCACTTCCCCACCGGGGCCGCGCTCGCCCAGGACCGCCGGGAACGCATCCTGGCCCTGTCCCGGGAGCACCGCTTCGCGATCCTGGAACTGGACCCGGAATACGACTACCTGGAGGCCCCCATCCGCCCCCTGGCGGCCCAGGACACCACGGGGCAGGTGCTCTACTGCGGCAGCCTCTCCCGGCTCATCGCCCCCGGGGTGCGCCTGGGCTTCATCGTGGTGCCCCGGCTCCTGGCCGACAGTTTCGCGAGGGCCCGCCAGCGCATGGACTGGCAGGGGGATCCGGTGCTGGAGTGGGCCGTGTCCGAGCTGTTCCTGGACGGGGAGATGGCCCGCCACCTGCGCCGCGTGCGCAAGGCCTGCCAGGACCGCCGGGAGGCCCTCTTCGACGCGCTGCGCTTCGCCCTGCCCGGGCGGGTGGCCTTCGATCCCGCGCAGGAGGGCATGGGCCTGTGGCTGCGGGGCGAGGGGAAGCTGGCCGACCCGGCCCGCTTCGACCTGTGGGTGAAGTCCTGCGGCCTGAAGGGGATCAAACTGCGGCTGGGCAGCTACTTCGACCTGACGGGCAGCCCCGCGGCGGCCACGCGGCTGGGGTTCATGGCCTACACCCCGGAGGAGCTGCAGGAAGCCGTGCCTTTGATGACCTGA
- the rfaE1 gene encoding D-glycero-beta-D-manno-heptose-7-phosphate kinase has protein sequence MRLDREQAGALLGLIRGRKVAVLGDVMLDEYLFGEVSRISPEAPVPIVRVSRERAVLGGAANVAANLKAVGADPVLVGSFQDDAAGRRLRGLLAGLDIAQDRLVEDPSRPTIIKTRVIGQQQQMLRIDREETDPFSPAAVEGLCRSLEAALEGVGALIISDYAKGAVNPPVMDRVRLLCARLDIPWIVDPKPAHAPLYRGATLMTPNTKELTELSHMPAKADADVAAAGLAMVESLELKGLLVTRSEKGMALFTPEALHREPWLIPTEAREVFDVSGAGDTVIAVFAAAVASGADWKRAAMLANAAAGVVVGKMGTATATPEEILRHYQDQEAI, from the coding sequence ATGAGACTCGACCGGGAACAGGCCGGCGCCCTCCTGGGGCTGATCCGGGGCCGGAAGGTGGCCGTGCTGGGCGACGTGATGCTGGACGAGTACCTCTTCGGCGAGGTGAGCCGCATCTCCCCCGAGGCCCCCGTGCCCATCGTCCGGGTGTCCCGGGAGCGGGCGGTGCTGGGCGGGGCCGCCAACGTCGCCGCGAACCTCAAGGCCGTGGGCGCCGATCCGGTCCTGGTGGGCTCCTTCCAGGACGACGCCGCGGGCCGGCGCCTGCGGGGACTGCTGGCAGGCCTGGACATCGCGCAGGACCGGCTGGTGGAGGACCCCTCCCGCCCCACCATCATCAAGACCCGGGTCATCGGGCAGCAGCAGCAGATGCTGCGCATCGACCGGGAGGAGACGGACCCCTTCTCCCCGGCGGCCGTCGAGGGCCTGTGCCGCAGCCTCGAGGCGGCCCTGGAAGGCGTGGGCGCGCTCATCATCTCCGACTACGCCAAGGGCGCCGTGAACCCTCCGGTCATGGACCGGGTCCGGCTCCTCTGCGCAAGGCTGGACATCCCCTGGATCGTCGACCCCAAGCCCGCCCACGCCCCCCTCTACCGGGGCGCCACGCTCATGACCCCCAACACCAAGGAGCTGACCGAGCTCAGCCACATGCCGGCCAAGGCCGACGCCGACGTGGCCGCGGCGGGCCTGGCCATGGTGGAGTCCCTGGAGCTCAAGGGCCTCCTGGTCACCCGCAGCGAGAAGGGCATGGCCCTCTTCACGCCCGAGGCCCTGCACCGGGAGCCCTGGCTCATCCCCACCGAGGCCCGGGAGGTGTTCGACGTCAGCGGCGCCGGCGACACGGTCATCGCGGTATTCGCCGCCGCCGTCGCCTCGGGGGCGGACTGGAAGCGGGCCGCGATGCTGGCCAACGCCGCGGCCGGAGTCGTGGTGGGCAAGATGGGCACGGCCACGGCGACGCCCGAGGAGATCCTCAGGCACTACCAGGACCAGGAGGCGATCTAG
- a CDS encoding GxxExxY protein, translating into MGRHWGEDWGDNYPHRDITEAIILAAIRVQIVLGPGLLENAYKACLAHELRLAGHEALREVHLDITYKELCVENAYIMDIVVDHKVVVEAKAIAKFSEADFAQLNSCLHFANFEVGLLINFHNWPLEDGGIKRLVNTKP; encoded by the coding sequence ATGGGTCGGCATTGGGGCGAAGATTGGGGCGACAACTATCCCCATCGAGATATCACCGAAGCCATCATCCTCGCTGCCATCAGGGTGCAGATAGTTCTGGGGCCTGGACTCCTGGAAAATGCCTACAAGGCTTGCCTCGCCCATGAACTCAGGTTGGCCGGACACGAGGCCCTACGCGAGGTTCACCTCGACATCACCTACAAGGAATTGTGCGTCGAGAATGCCTACATCATGGATATCGTGGTGGACCACAAGGTGGTCGTCGAGGCGAAGGCCATTGCGAAGTTTTCGGAGGCCGACTTCGCCCAACTGAATAGCTGCCTCCACTTTGCAAATTTCGAAGTGGGCCTGCTGATCAATTTTCATAACTGGCCCCTCGAGGACGGGGGCATCAAGCGACTCGTCAATACCAAGCCCTGA
- a CDS encoding Trm112 family protein: MLDPRLLEILCCPAVDGDTACHGDLAETPAGLACARCGRVYPVEDGIPVMLQDKAAKEAR; the protein is encoded by the coding sequence ATGCTTGATCCGCGCCTTCTCGAGATCCTCTGCTGCCCCGCCGTGGACGGCGATACGGCCTGCCACGGCGACCTGGCCGAGACCCCCGCGGGGCTCGCCTGCGCCCGGTGCGGGCGGGTCTACCCCGTGGAGGACGGCATTCCCGTCATGCTCCAGGACAAGGCCGCGAAGGAGGCCCGATGA
- a CDS encoding IS630 family transposase, whose translation MARSRTLPARSVLRAKIVLHRASGESFRDIGQALGCDHRTAWQCLKRWEEAGFDGLERERPGRGRKSWVIALKGQEVLHKTTQEQPVNATHWSRASMAQATGVSESTVGRIWRQNGLKPHRTVGFKLSNDPHFEEKLVDIVALYLDPPEHAIVLSVDEKSQIQALDRTQPGLPMKKGRCGTMTHDYKRNGTTTLFAAMNTLDGTVISATMPRHRHEEWLKFLKRLERGTSKRLALHIICDNYATHKHPAVKSWLKGHSRVHVHFTPTSSSWLNMVERFFRDITENRIRRGIFRSVPELEAAIHTYIARHNAAPKPFVWTASANDILAKVTRARQALAAIRTASAKG comes from the coding sequence ATGGCGCGGAGCCGGACCTTGCCTGCGCGCAGCGTCCTGCGGGCCAAGATTGTTCTTCATCGAGCTTCTGGCGAGTCCTTTCGTGACATCGGCCAGGCTTTGGGCTGTGATCATCGGACTGCTTGGCAATGCCTCAAGCGATGGGAGGAAGCGGGCTTCGATGGCCTCGAGAGGGAACGCCCAGGTCGAGGCCGGAAGTCTTGGGTGATTGCTTTGAAGGGGCAAGAGGTGCTCCATAAGACGACGCAGGAACAGCCCGTCAATGCCACGCACTGGAGCCGGGCCTCCATGGCGCAGGCCACCGGGGTGAGCGAGAGCACGGTGGGACGCATTTGGCGTCAGAATGGCCTCAAGCCGCACCGCACCGTTGGTTTCAAGTTAAGCAACGATCCTCATTTCGAAGAGAAGTTGGTGGACATCGTGGCCCTGTATCTGGACCCTCCGGAGCATGCCATCGTGCTGAGCGTAGATGAGAAGAGCCAGATTCAGGCCCTGGACCGGACTCAGCCTGGCCTACCGATGAAGAAGGGTCGCTGCGGCACCATGACGCACGACTACAAGCGCAATGGAACGACCACCCTCTTTGCGGCCATGAACACGCTGGATGGTACGGTGATCTCGGCCACGATGCCACGTCATCGCCATGAGGAGTGGCTGAAGTTCCTCAAGCGGCTTGAGCGGGGTACGTCGAAGCGACTCGCTCTGCACATCATTTGCGACAACTACGCCACCCACAAACATCCGGCGGTCAAAAGCTGGTTGAAAGGCCATTCGAGGGTCCACGTTCACTTCACCCCCACCAGTTCATCGTGGTTGAACATGGTGGAGCGATTTTTCCGAGACATCACGGAGAACCGCATCCGAAGGGGTATTTTCAGATCCGTCCCGGAACTCGAAGCAGCGATCCACACCTATATCGCGAGACACAATGCCGCTCCGAAACCATTTGTTTGGACCGCGTCCGCGAACGATATCCTCGCCAAGGTGACACGAGCACGGCAGGCCCTCGCGGCCATTCGGACGGCCTCTGCCAAGGGTTGA
- a CDS encoding electron-transfer flavoprotein:ubiquinone oxidoreductase, translated as MPDFSTQLARPGVAREDLEFDVLFVGAGPANLAGLWRLLDLVEARKLTGLTIGLIEKGDEIGDHAFSGAVLDPAALDELCPDWAERGFPAEGRVTSEEVWYFTERGGLKAPFPPPFLANHGFPIVSLSRMVRWMAAEIEKREVPGVDVMLLPGFAGVKVLWEDGRVAGVQTADRGVNADGSPRPTFEPGNNLRAKVTVFGEGPRGHLMRELDEALGLQAQAVNPQVYETGAKEIWELPAGRVPDGFVLHSAGWPQAEGESGGSFVYKMGGDRLAVGYVVSLDTRDPFADAHLMLQKFKTHPRIKAMLAGGRLVQYGGKALAIGGWNSMPRLAFAGGMLAGDAAQMVNAGRLKGIHLAMKGGMCAAGTIADALAEGDFGEASLMRYSRSYLASWAGTELYRARNFHAIIARGPTPGALFNLALSQVTGGWVPGDPLRLEADADATATTEAYYGKEGLKRDQLDWGVKTDGALTFSKLDDVYASGTMHDEHQPGHLKIVKGDQVCVSCYASKGSPCTVFCPAQVYEMHPDAAGRVSRVDIAFSNCVHCKTCDIKCPEGNVIWTPPEGGGGPKYTLC; from the coding sequence ATGCCCGATTTCTCGACCCAGCTTGCCCGGCCCGGCGTGGCGCGGGAGGACCTGGAATTCGACGTCCTGTTCGTGGGGGCCGGCCCCGCCAACCTGGCCGGGCTATGGCGCCTGCTGGACCTGGTGGAGGCCCGCAAGCTCACGGGGCTCACCATCGGCCTCATCGAGAAGGGGGACGAGATCGGGGACCACGCCTTCTCCGGGGCGGTCCTGGATCCCGCGGCCCTGGACGAGCTCTGCCCGGACTGGGCGGAGCGGGGCTTCCCCGCCGAGGGGCGGGTGACGTCCGAGGAGGTGTGGTACTTCACCGAGCGCGGGGGCCTCAAGGCGCCCTTCCCGCCGCCCTTCCTGGCCAACCACGGCTTCCCCATCGTCTCGCTGAGCCGGATGGTGCGCTGGATGGCGGCCGAGATCGAGAAGCGCGAGGTGCCCGGCGTGGACGTCATGCTCCTGCCCGGCTTCGCGGGGGTCAAGGTGCTGTGGGAGGACGGCCGGGTCGCCGGGGTCCAGACCGCGGACCGGGGCGTCAACGCCGACGGGTCCCCCCGGCCCACCTTCGAGCCCGGCAACAACCTGCGGGCCAAGGTGACGGTCTTCGGCGAGGGCCCCCGGGGCCACCTCATGCGCGAACTCGACGAGGCGCTGGGCCTCCAGGCCCAGGCCGTCAATCCCCAGGTGTACGAGACCGGGGCCAAGGAGATCTGGGAGCTGCCCGCGGGCCGCGTTCCGGACGGCTTCGTCCTGCACTCCGCGGGCTGGCCCCAGGCCGAGGGCGAATCCGGCGGCTCCTTCGTGTACAAGATGGGCGGGGACCGGCTGGCCGTGGGCTACGTGGTGTCCCTGGACACCCGGGACCCCTTCGCCGACGCCCACCTGATGCTCCAGAAATTCAAGACCCACCCCCGCATCAAGGCGATGCTGGCCGGCGGCAGGCTGGTGCAGTACGGCGGCAAGGCCCTGGCCATCGGCGGCTGGAACTCCATGCCCCGCCTGGCCTTTGCCGGCGGGATGCTGGCCGGGGACGCGGCCCAGATGGTCAACGCTGGGCGCCTCAAGGGCATCCACCTGGCCATGAAGGGCGGGATGTGCGCGGCCGGGACCATCGCGGACGCCCTGGCCGAGGGGGATTTCGGCGAGGCCTCCCTCATGCGCTACAGCCGGTCCTACCTGGCCTCCTGGGCGGGCACCGAGCTCTACCGGGCCCGGAACTTCCACGCGATCATCGCCCGCGGGCCCACGCCCGGGGCGCTGTTCAACCTGGCCCTGAGCCAGGTCACGGGCGGCTGGGTACCTGGGGATCCCCTGCGCCTGGAGGCCGACGCCGACGCCACCGCGACCACGGAGGCCTACTACGGCAAGGAGGGTCTCAAGCGCGACCAGCTGGACTGGGGCGTGAAGACGGACGGCGCGCTCACGTTCTCCAAGCTGGACGACGTCTACGCCTCGGGCACGATGCACGACGAGCACCAGCCCGGCCACCTCAAGATCGTCAAGGGCGACCAGGTGTGCGTCTCCTGCTACGCGTCCAAGGGGAGCCCCTGCACGGTGTTCTGCCCCGCGCAGGTGTACGAGATGCATCCCGACGCCGCCGGGCGCGTGTCCAGGGTGGATATCGCCTTCTCCAATTGTGTCCATTGCAAGACTTGCGACATCAAGTGCCCGGAGGGGAACGTCATCTGGACGCCCCCCGAAGGCGGCGGCGGTCCCAAGTACACCCTCTGCTGA
- the lepB gene encoding signal peptidase I, with amino-acid sequence MISPRLLAAALALGLAPLAVVHPVRISGRSMEPALRDGQVRVALRAWCAGRPAVGEVWLARGPSGTVVKRLVAGPGMRVELRDGELWVDGQYVPEPYVAVTERASGGPWETGPGWFLLGDNRQESQDSRAWGVLPPGSLEARLVR; translated from the coding sequence TTGATCTCCCCGCGGCTCCTGGCGGCTGCCCTGGCCCTGGGCCTGGCCCCCCTGGCCGTGGTGCACCCCGTGCGCATCTCCGGCAGGAGCATGGAACCGGCGCTGCGGGACGGCCAGGTGCGGGTCGCCCTGCGCGCCTGGTGCGCCGGAAGGCCCGCGGTGGGGGAGGTGTGGCTCGCCAGGGGCCCCTCCGGCACCGTCGTCAAGCGCCTGGTGGCGGGTCCCGGCATGCGGGTGGAGCTCCGCGACGGGGAGCTGTGGGTGGACGGGCAGTACGTCCCGGAACCCTACGTCGCGGTCACGGAAAGGGCCTCCGGAGGCCCCTGGGAGACGGGCCCCGGCTGGTTCCTCCTGGGCGACAACCGCCAGGAGAGCCAGGACAGCCGCGCATGGGGGGTCCTGCCGCCCGGGAGCCTCGAGGCCCGCCTGGTGCGCTGA
- a CDS encoding DUF4382 domain-containing protein translates to MNRTRLYLLGTGLTALGLALACGGGGAATGTATPPAQGTVGFITTDAATEAWSNVGIIIRRASLVLAGDTAAASPVVIYDGSGDTTPVNLLQQDQVDELLSHATGVPAGTYDRLVVEVDGSPDKITLVPAADPVNGTVPAAVDPSLIKVRGTADAAHPTWMVLPTITLAAPVVVAANTTTAVAVDFDLAHPAFIVEHDVTTAAGSQTLYVVNFGTRGIFRHRPAAAMSAYYLRRHLGTVASVAADGSSITMLTEHGQTLKILADKGTSPTLFYNLDVKPVTAVPSAAVPATLAAGLNVECTARYQADGSLTAVRVWYSATANLPAWRPEGHITYVDRTNNLIRVLDSNGNPKTFLINAATKWYFRGDATTDLSGGNGTAFLSQVERFFKVHLTVADPTATPMTATSVDIQRGVFEGSIHPATAAGFTYTKTFGDLSTATHALGYAPSFSSWDFTFPGAATTGTAGFLAEANSGVVLDSTGATFKPYAISTLNWSSGWNAANAVFMPIAISPLAQTVTTAYASGSMQITARGATAVPVTVTLNSAAQEQPLVTTFTRQAGAVVTVAGVDPAQWASVLTAGAKVRVYGVPDGTGKLKAYYVNIFQ, encoded by the coding sequence ATGAACCGAACCCGCCTCTACCTTCTCGGCACCGGCCTCACCGCCCTGGGCCTCGCCCTCGCCTGCGGTGGCGGCGGCGCCGCCACCGGCACCGCGACGCCCCCCGCCCAGGGCACCGTCGGCTTCATCACCACCGACGCCGCCACCGAGGCCTGGTCCAACGTCGGCATCATCATCCGCAGGGCCTCCCTCGTGCTCGCCGGCGACACCGCCGCCGCCAGCCCCGTGGTCATCTACGACGGCTCGGGGGACACCACCCCGGTCAACCTCCTCCAGCAGGACCAGGTCGACGAACTGCTCTCCCACGCCACGGGCGTCCCCGCCGGGACCTACGACCGCCTCGTCGTGGAGGTGGACGGCAGCCCCGACAAGATCACCCTGGTGCCCGCGGCCGATCCCGTCAACGGCACCGTTCCCGCCGCCGTCGATCCCTCCCTCATCAAGGTCCGGGGCACCGCCGACGCCGCCCATCCCACCTGGATGGTCCTGCCCACCATCACCCTCGCCGCCCCGGTGGTCGTCGCCGCCAACACCACCACCGCGGTGGCCGTGGACTTCGACCTCGCCCATCCCGCCTTCATCGTCGAGCACGACGTCACCACCGCCGCCGGCAGCCAGACCCTCTATGTGGTCAACTTCGGCACCCGGGGCATCTTCCGCCACCGCCCCGCGGCAGCCATGAGCGCCTACTACCTGCGCCGCCACCTGGGCACCGTGGCCTCGGTGGCCGCCGACGGGTCAAGCATCACGATGCTCACCGAGCACGGCCAGACCCTGAAGATCCTCGCCGACAAGGGGACCAGCCCCACCCTCTTCTACAACCTGGACGTGAAACCCGTGACGGCCGTGCCCAGCGCCGCCGTTCCGGCCACCCTCGCCGCCGGCCTCAACGTGGAGTGCACCGCCCGCTACCAGGCCGACGGCAGCCTCACCGCCGTGCGGGTGTGGTATTCCGCCACCGCCAACCTCCCGGCCTGGAGGCCCGAGGGCCACATCACCTACGTGGACCGCACCAACAACCTCATCCGGGTGCTCGACTCCAACGGCAATCCGAAGACCTTCCTCATCAACGCCGCCACCAAGTGGTACTTCAGGGGCGACGCCACCACCGACCTCTCGGGCGGCAACGGCACCGCCTTCCTTTCCCAGGTGGAGCGGTTCTTCAAGGTGCACCTCACCGTGGCCGATCCCACCGCCACGCCCATGACCGCGACCTCGGTGGACATCCAGCGGGGCGTGTTCGAGGGCTCCATCCATCCCGCCACCGCCGCGGGCTTCACGTACACCAAGACCTTCGGGGACCTCTCCACCGCCACCCACGCCCTGGGCTACGCCCCCTCCTTCTCGAGCTGGGACTTCACCTTCCCCGGCGCCGCAACCACGGGAACCGCCGGCTTCCTGGCCGAGGCCAATTCGGGCGTCGTCCTGGACTCGACCGGCGCCACCTTCAAGCCCTACGCGATCAGCACCCTCAACTGGTCCTCGGGCTGGAACGCGGCCAACGCCGTCTTCATGCCCATCGCCATCTCCCCCCTGGCCCAGACGGTGACCACCGCCTACGCCTCGGGCTCCATGCAGATCACCGCCAGGGGGGCCACGGCCGTGCCGGTCACCGTCACCCTCAATTCGGCCGCCCAGGAGCAGCCGCTGGTCACCACCTTCACCCGGCAGGCCGGGGCCGTGGTCACCGTGGCCGGCGTGGACCCGGCCCAGTGGGCCTCCGTGCTGACCGCGGGCGCGAAGGTGCGCGTCTACGGGGTGCCCGACGGCACCGGGAAGCTCAAGGCGTACTACGTGAACATCTTTCAGTAA